One genomic window of Deinococcus arcticus includes the following:
- a CDS encoding S1C family serine protease, giving the protein MTLLTDLSSAMADAVQAAAPSLVTVQAARPVSGTVVAPGQVLTVAHLLHTDDVTVLGAGGQRLSAAVAGRDPSTDLALLRIEDLDAPPLALAGGVRVGELLLAVGRPGSGLQATLGFMARLPQPGNWLPTGAAPFRGVSGGALLGAGGGLVGLLNAGVSRGELLAVPAQRALEVAALLASTGRVPRGYLGLATQPVHFPGPGDKPVGAAQRDGRGSPWGRGPGERGWARRTGRLGLTVVQVEAGSPGEAAGLRVGDVLLALDGEAVRHPRELLGRVRDRAGQSITLKVLRGGEEQDVTVTVGER; this is encoded by the coding sequence ATGACCCTATTGACTGATCTTTCCAGCGCCATGGCCGACGCTGTTCAGGCCGCCGCCCCCAGTCTGGTGACCGTGCAGGCGGCCCGCCCCGTCAGCGGAACCGTCGTGGCCCCCGGGCAGGTGCTGACTGTGGCCCACCTGCTGCACACCGATGACGTGACGGTGCTGGGCGCCGGTGGCCAGCGCCTGAGCGCAGCGGTGGCAGGCCGCGACCCGTCCACCGACCTGGCGCTGCTGCGAATAGAGGACCTGGACGCCCCGCCACTGGCCCTGGCCGGCGGGGTGCGGGTGGGCGAACTGCTGCTGGCGGTGGGCCGCCCCGGCAGCGGCCTGCAGGCCACCCTGGGCTTTATGGCGCGCCTGCCCCAACCGGGGAACTGGCTGCCCACAGGCGCCGCGCCCTTCCGTGGCGTCAGCGGCGGGGCGCTGCTGGGGGCGGGCGGGGGGCTGGTGGGCCTGCTGAACGCGGGCGTTTCACGCGGTGAACTGCTGGCGGTGCCGGCCCAGCGCGCGCTGGAGGTGGCCGCGCTGCTGGCCAGCACCGGCCGGGTGCCGCGCGGCTACCTGGGGCTGGCCACCCAGCCGGTGCATTTTCCGGGTCCCGGGGACAAGCCAGTGGGCGCGGCGCAGCGCGACGGTCGGGGCAGCCCCTGGGGCCGGGGACCGGGGGAACGCGGCTGGGCGCGGCGCACCGGGCGCCTGGGCCTGACGGTGGTGCAGGTGGAAGCGGGCAGCCCTGGCGAGGCGGCCGGCCTGCGGGTGGGCGACGTGCTGCTGGCCCTGGACGGCGAGGCGGTGCGCCACCCGCGCGAACTGCTGGGCCGGGTGCGGGACCGTGCTGGCCAGTCCATCACCCTGAAGGTGCTGCGCGGCGGTGAGGAGCAGGACGTGACCGTGACCGTGGGGGAGCGCTGA
- a CDS encoding helix-turn-helix transcriptional regulator has protein sequence MTLPGMIAQPTVRVALGSAVLAAGVEAILAGAGLYPPAGDEGPDVLIVDDRWLPDAAALAGQAVVALGSRAWAGTLHRVLTGGWAALPPDATPGELVAGVLGAAAGLVVAPPGTLSPEAADDDPLPAEVTLTPREHDVLALLAEGHSNKRAARELGVSESTVKFHVQAVFTKLGVQSRAGAVARGVALGLLSV, from the coding sequence ATGACGCTGCCCGGGATGATCGCCCAGCCCACTGTGCGGGTGGCCCTGGGGTCCGCCGTGCTGGCGGCGGGCGTGGAGGCCATTCTGGCGGGGGCCGGGCTGTACCCGCCCGCCGGGGACGAGGGCCCCGACGTGCTGATCGTGGATGACCGCTGGCTGCCCGACGCCGCCGCGCTGGCCGGGCAGGCAGTGGTGGCACTGGGCTCGCGCGCGTGGGCAGGCACGCTGCACAGGGTGCTGACCGGCGGCTGGGCGGCCCTGCCCCCAGACGCCACGCCGGGCGAACTGGTGGCGGGCGTTCTGGGCGCGGCGGCGGGGCTGGTGGTGGCGCCGCCCGGCACCCTGTCTCCCGAAGCGGCAGACGATGACCCCCTGCCCGCCGAAGTCACCCTGACCCCCCGCGAACACGACGTGCTGGCGCTGCTGGCCGAGGGCCACAGCAACAAGCGCGCCGCCCGCGAACTGGGGGTCAGCGAGAGCACCGTGAAGTTCCATGTGCAGGCGGTCTTTACCAAGCTGGGCGTGCAAAGCCGCGCCGGGGCGGTGGCCCGGGGCGTGGCGCTGGGCCTGCTCAGCGTGTAA
- a CDS encoding EAL domain-containing protein yields MPLQTSSLRSSPAAWQEVDRLNDEADAVLMLSMQRAQDLATQALALAERSGFEAGVARARMLIGYGHFYLANYPEASAAFQESAALAARLGLTAIEARNLNGLAITHVKTGQVGEALEYHLRCLQMVQGIGDRVGQGRTLNNIGNLYLDLRDYATALPYHLEALQLARQIGHPILISSASINAALDYHELGRFEEALALNETTLARAREAGYRQHEFLLLANMAANLLALGRLEGALAHAEAATQGSEELGDRENLCDVLVTRGRVLSRQGELEGARAVLSQAVALADELRLTLRQAEANLHLSGVLEALGLYREALHHARRAATAEQALMADVLSRRTQVLATQLKVERLEHRAAQEQLRNQELSSANAALQQAQERLAYQAQHDALTGLLNRAAFESHLEEAVAGGQPLGVLFLDLDHFKQVNDTLGHAVGDQLLIQVAERLRRSVREGDLVARQGGDEFTVLLRRVRAHEEAEAAAGRILAALSEPLTLAGRELTVTASIGVALAPEDGSDVTTLQKNADLAMYLAKRERHAVRRFQADLGAAALERLELEQALRVGIDRQELRLYYQPIVQARSLELVALEALVRWQHPTLGLLPPGRFIPVAETSDLIVRLGDWVLREACRQLREWRAQWPGLCMTVNVAPRQFARPGFAASVRALLAEYALDPDALILEVTEGAVMAEDGTPHEAAMAGTGLNLALDDFGTGYSSISRLHRLPAQWLKMDRSLIQDQGEPEGGRSSRPIVRALITFAHEAGLKVVAEGVERPEQLRELQDWGCDLIQGYLIARPAPPEALDLHGLFYPAPLTR; encoded by the coding sequence TCCTCGCCTGCCGCGTGGCAGGAAGTGGACCGCCTCAACGACGAGGCCGACGCGGTGCTGATGCTCTCCATGCAGCGTGCCCAGGACCTGGCGACCCAGGCGCTGGCCCTGGCCGAGCGCAGCGGCTTTGAAGCGGGTGTGGCGCGCGCCCGGATGCTCATTGGCTACGGGCACTTTTACCTTGCCAACTACCCCGAAGCCAGCGCGGCGTTTCAGGAGAGCGCGGCGCTGGCCGCCCGCCTGGGCCTGACGGCCATTGAAGCGCGCAACCTCAACGGGCTGGCCATCACCCACGTGAAGACCGGTCAGGTGGGCGAGGCCCTGGAATACCACCTGCGCTGCCTGCAGATGGTGCAGGGCATTGGGGACCGGGTGGGGCAGGGGCGCACCCTGAACAACATTGGCAACCTGTACCTGGACCTGCGCGATTACGCCACCGCACTGCCCTATCACCTGGAAGCCCTGCAACTGGCCCGGCAGATTGGGCACCCCATCCTGATCTCCAGCGCGTCCATCAACGCGGCGCTGGACTACCACGAACTGGGCCGCTTTGAAGAGGCGCTGGCGCTGAATGAAACCACCCTGGCCCGCGCCCGCGAAGCCGGGTACCGCCAGCACGAGTTTCTGCTGCTGGCCAACATGGCGGCCAATCTGCTGGCCCTGGGCCGCCTGGAGGGAGCCCTGGCCCATGCAGAGGCCGCCACGCAGGGCTCGGAGGAACTGGGCGACCGCGAGAACCTGTGCGACGTGCTGGTCACCCGGGGCCGCGTGCTGTCGCGCCAGGGCGAACTGGAGGGTGCGCGCGCCGTGCTGTCGCAGGCGGTGGCCCTGGCCGACGAGCTGCGGCTGACCCTGCGGCAGGCCGAGGCCAACCTGCACCTGTCCGGGGTGCTGGAAGCGCTGGGGCTGTACCGCGAGGCGCTGCACCACGCCCGCCGCGCCGCCACCGCCGAACAGGCGCTGATGGCCGATGTGCTCAGCCGCCGCACCCAGGTGCTGGCCACCCAGCTGAAGGTGGAGCGCCTGGAGCACCGCGCTGCGCAGGAGCAGCTGCGCAACCAGGAGCTGTCCAGTGCCAACGCCGCGCTGCAACAGGCCCAGGAGCGGCTGGCCTATCAGGCCCAGCACGACGCGCTGACCGGACTCTTGAACCGCGCGGCCTTTGAGAGCCATCTGGAAGAGGCCGTGGCGGGCGGCCAGCCGCTGGGCGTGCTGTTCCTCGATCTGGACCATTTCAAGCAGGTGAACGACACCCTGGGCCACGCGGTGGGCGATCAGCTGCTCATTCAGGTGGCCGAGCGGCTGCGGCGTTCGGTGCGCGAGGGCGATCTGGTGGCCCGGCAGGGCGGCGACGAATTTACCGTGCTGCTGCGGCGGGTGCGCGCCCACGAGGAAGCCGAGGCGGCGGCCGGGCGCATTCTGGCGGCGCTTAGCGAGCCCCTCACGCTGGCCGGACGCGAGCTGACGGTCACGGCGTCTATTGGCGTGGCCCTGGCCCCTGAAGACGGCAGCGACGTGACCACGTTGCAGAAGAACGCCGACCTTGCCATGTACCTCGCCAAGCGCGAGCGCCACGCGGTGCGCCGCTTTCAGGCGGATCTGGGTGCGGCGGCCCTGGAACGGCTGGAACTGGAACAGGCCCTGCGTGTGGGGATTGACCGCCAGGAACTGCGGCTGTACTACCAGCCCATCGTGCAGGCGCGCAGCCTGGAACTGGTGGCCCTGGAAGCCCTGGTGCGCTGGCAGCACCCCACGCTGGGCCTGCTGCCCCCCGGGCGCTTCATTCCGGTGGCCGAGACCAGCGACCTGATAGTGCGCCTGGGCGACTGGGTGCTGCGCGAGGCCTGCCGCCAGCTGCGCGAGTGGCGCGCGCAGTGGCCAGGGCTGTGCATGACCGTGAATGTGGCGCCGCGCCAGTTCGCCCGCCCCGGCTTTGCCGCCAGCGTGCGCGCCCTGCTGGCCGAATACGCCCTGGACCCCGACGCCCTGATTCTGGAGGTGACCGAGGGCGCGGTGATGGCCGAGGACGGCACCCCCCACGAAGCGGCGATGGCCGGCACGGGCCTGAATCTGGCGCTGGACGACTTTGGCACCGGCTATTCCAGCATCAGCCGCCTGCACCGCCTGCCTGCCCAGTGGCTCAAGATGGACCGCTCGCTCATTCAGGACCAGGGCGAGCCGGAGGGGGGCCGGTCCTCGCGGCCCATCGTGCGCGCGCTGATTACCTTTGCCCACGAGGCGGGCCTGAAGGTGGTGGCCGAGGGCGTGGAGCGCCCTGAACAGCTGCGTGAGTTGCAGGACTGGGGCTGCGACCTGATTCAGGGCTACCTGATCGCCCGCCCCGCGCCCCCGGAGGCGCTGGACCTGCACGGGCTGTTCTACCCGGCGCCCCTTACACGCTGA